In Mesotoga infera, a single window of DNA contains:
- the gatC gene encoding Asp-tRNA(Asn)/Glu-tRNA(Gln) amidotransferase subunit GatC: METKVSDELLKHLEGLAKLELKEEERIGLKKDIEEILQYMTLLDQVDFDEEEMVSPVEKSLEPREDNFVGFENSKLLRDLFPEREGSYLKVPRIYKEDK, from the coding sequence ATGGAGACGAAAGTAAGTGATGAGCTGCTAAAGCATCTGGAAGGTCTTGCAAAGCTCGAACTAAAAGAGGAAGAACGAATAGGATTGAAGAAGGATATTGAGGAAATACTGCAATATATGACGCTCCTGGATCAGGTTGATTTCGATGAAGAAGAGATGGTCTCACCTGTGGAGAAGAGTCTTGAACCCAGAGAGGACAACTTTGTCGGGTTTGAAAATTCAAAGCTCTTAAGAGATCTCTTCCCAGAGCGGGAAGGAAGCTATCTTAAGGTGCCCAGGATATACAAAGAAGATAAATGA
- a CDS encoding YraN family protein, producing MSNDFGRRYEELACKYLEKSGYKVKARNVSYRFGEIDIVALRGKMLVFVEVKGGSSFSLPRYRVDEKKLRRLELAAQRYILTEKPVFSEARLDVIEVLENGKVNHLKAVGRW from the coding sequence ATGAGCAACGATTTCGGCAGAAGATACGAAGAACTTGCCTGCAAATACTTGGAAAAGTCAGGATACAAGGTTAAGGCCAGGAACGTTTCGTACAGATTCGGGGAAATCGATATTGTGGCTCTCAGAGGCAAGATGTTGGTCTTTGTTGAAGTCAAGGGAGGAAGCTCTTTCAGTCTACCAAGGTACAGGGTAGATGAAAAAAAACTCAGGAGGCTGGAGCTTGCCGCTCAAAGGTACATACTTACCGAAAAACCTGTATTTAGTGAGGCAAGGCTGGATGTTATTGAGGTTCTAGAAAACGGAAAGGTCAACCATTTGAAAGCTGTTGGAAGGTGGTAG
- a CDS encoding MBL fold metallo-hydrolase → MDLSLLFPGSIVFVPGMMDAPTSSCVLLVEDSKKILVDPGGFPSIKILEERLTSMGLSPDSITDILLTHFHLDHAFNSMFFPHATIRLHANYQSRNYGSFGPVVGAMYLKIIDSWRRVEPFNGGEKILGSIDVLKSPFHSRDHVSFFLETENHGKVFICGDVCTRQINYHEIRKGMRSDAAAAFVTKYFEMADTVIFSHDLPLFKR, encoded by the coding sequence TTGGACTTGAGTCTCCTCTTTCCCGGCAGCATCGTTTTTGTGCCGGGAATGATGGATGCCCCTACAAGTAGTTGTGTTTTGCTTGTGGAAGATAGCAAAAAGATTCTCGTCGATCCCGGCGGGTTTCCTTCGATTAAGATTCTGGAAGAAAGATTGACTTCTATGGGACTTTCCCCGGATAGCATAACCGACATATTGCTGACTCATTTTCATCTGGATCACGCTTTTAATAGTATGTTTTTCCCCCATGCGACGATTCGTTTGCACGCCAATTATCAGAGCAGAAACTATGGTTCTTTCGGTCCTGTAGTGGGAGCAATGTATCTAAAAATCATTGATTCGTGGAGGAGGGTCGAGCCATTCAACGGTGGTGAGAAGATTCTGGGATCAATTGATGTTCTCAAATCTCCCTTTCACTCCAGAGACCATGTTTCCTTTTTCCTTGAAACTGAAAATCATGGTAAAGTGTTCATTTGTGGCGACGTATGCACAAGGCAGATAAACTATCACGAAATTCGTAAAGGTATGAGATCAGACGCAGCGGCAGCTTTCGTTACTAAGTACTTCGAAATGGCCGACACGGTTATCTTCTCTCATGACCTACCGTTATTCAAGAGGTGA
- a CDS encoding glycogen synthase: MKVLFVSYEVYPLAKVGGLADVAGALPKYLKDLGVEIDILMPFHKSVDKYVTSKTGSILKTRFMEREISFELYKKSRPLGSVDVFLLGNEELMDSDEVYGASDLGLQAMSFSDAAAGFAADNGYDIVHLNDWHTGLMAVYLKQANAKCKTVFSIHNLAYQGTYCREYLQLSGIESRYLNDITEGSDINFMRAGLEYSDKLSTVSPTYANEIQTEEYGAGLEEVLSRRKKDLVGILNGIDYFEYDPERDPRLWVNYSLDSIEKKEINKSNLQVLVGLPKNRAPLFGLISRLVDQKGLDLIEEIRGELVRLPMQLIVLGTGEKKYEKMFKDLHENYPDKVAVKLAFDLDLAQKIYSGADFFLMPSRYEPCGLGQMFAMRYGTVPVVRYTGGLADTVKEYGLSDHGNGFGFVDYSGESLLEALKKALEVYNHDDFWREVVRNAMKEDFSWEASAKNYLSLYEQTLEVKGNA; the protein is encoded by the coding sequence ATGAAAGTGCTTTTTGTCTCTTACGAGGTTTATCCACTTGCAAAAGTCGGAGGTCTGGCAGATGTTGCTGGAGCTTTGCCAAAGTATCTTAAAGATCTCGGGGTTGAAATCGATATATTAATGCCATTTCACAAGTCTGTGGACAAGTATGTAACCTCAAAGACCGGATCAATTCTGAAAACAAGGTTCATGGAGAGAGAAATCTCTTTTGAACTCTACAAGAAATCACGCCCGCTTGGTAGCGTTGATGTATTTCTCCTTGGCAATGAAGAGCTCATGGATTCCGATGAAGTCTATGGAGCATCCGATCTAGGACTTCAGGCCATGAGTTTTTCCGATGCCGCGGCGGGTTTTGCTGCTGATAACGGTTATGATATAGTCCATCTGAACGACTGGCATACAGGCTTGATGGCTGTATATTTGAAACAGGCAAATGCAAAGTGCAAAACAGTCTTCTCTATACACAATCTTGCTTACCAGGGTACTTATTGCAGAGAATATCTTCAGCTCTCCGGTATTGAGAGTCGTTACCTAAATGACATCACAGAAGGGAGCGACATCAACTTCATGAGGGCTGGTCTGGAATATTCTGACAAACTAAGTACGGTATCCCCCACATATGCCAATGAAATTCAGACGGAAGAATACGGAGCGGGTCTGGAAGAGGTCCTTTCGAGAAGAAAGAAAGATCTAGTAGGGATTCTAAACGGAATCGATTACTTCGAGTACGATCCCGAAAGGGATCCTCGGTTGTGGGTAAACTACAGTCTCGACAGTATCGAAAAGAAGGAAATAAATAAATCGAATTTGCAGGTGCTGGTAGGTCTTCCAAAGAATAGAGCGCCACTTTTTGGATTGATTTCCCGTTTAGTTGACCAGAAGGGACTTGATCTCATTGAGGAGATTCGGGGAGAGTTAGTAAGACTTCCTATGCAGTTAATTGTTCTTGGAACAGGAGAGAAGAAGTACGAGAAGATGTTCAAAGATCTTCATGAGAATTATCCCGACAAAGTTGCTGTCAAACTTGCTTTTGATCTTGATCTTGCGCAAAAGATCTATTCGGGTGCAGATTTTTTCCTGATGCCATCCAGATATGAGCCCTGTGGCTTAGGTCAGATGTTTGCAATGAGATACGGAACTGTTCCAGTTGTTAGGTACACAGGTGGACTGGCGGATACTGTGAAAGAGTATGGCCTTTCAGACCACGGTAATGGATTCGGTTTTGTTGATTACAGTGGCGAAAGCCTGCTTGAGGCTCTGAAAAAGGCGCTTGAAGTCTACAATCACGACGATTTTTGGCGAGAGGTCGTCCGTAACGCAATGAAAGAAGATTTCTCTTGGGAAGCGTCGGCCAAGAACTATCTTTCCTTATATGAGCAAACTTTGGAGGTCAAAGGCAATGCCTGA
- the galT gene encoding galactose-1-phosphate uridylyltransferase has translation MPELRKDPIIKRWVIIATERARRPHDFINAKEKVESAFCPFDYGNEHTTPPEVMAFRPADTAKDSPGWWVRVVQNKFPALDSSVEPERFGHGMYDVIKGFGTHEVIIETPDHNASMATLSYEQIKEVIWAYKERHQVLEKDIRIKYILIFKNHGREAGASLVHSHSQLIATPIVPKRVAEEIAGSAEYYRFRERCVYCDMVNQEGLEGTRVVEENSDFIAFEPFAARFPFETWILPKVHSCNFGEISASQIDSFSVILKNMLLRIHKALDNPPYNFMLHTGIKGIEQSDHYHWHLEIVPRLTRVAGFEWGSGFYINPMPPEHAAMYLREVSIEEE, from the coding sequence ATGCCTGAACTCAGAAAAGATCCAATAATCAAGAGATGGGTTATTATTGCGACTGAAAGAGCGAGGCGCCCACATGATTTTATTAATGCAAAGGAAAAAGTCGAATCCGCCTTTTGCCCATTTGACTACGGAAATGAACACACAACTCCACCAGAAGTAATGGCTTTCAGACCAGCAGATACTGCGAAAGACAGCCCCGGGTGGTGGGTCAGAGTGGTTCAGAACAAATTTCCTGCGCTGGATTCCAGTGTCGAGCCGGAGAGGTTTGGTCATGGGATGTATGATGTGATCAAGGGGTTTGGGACCCATGAAGTGATTATTGAAACACCTGATCATAATGCTTCCATGGCAACTCTATCTTACGAGCAGATCAAAGAGGTTATCTGGGCTTACAAGGAACGCCACCAGGTACTCGAGAAAGACATCAGAATAAAGTACATCTTAATATTCAAGAATCATGGGAGAGAAGCGGGAGCCTCACTTGTGCATTCCCACAGTCAGCTTATCGCAACTCCAATAGTACCGAAGAGGGTTGCTGAGGAGATTGCTGGATCGGCTGAATACTATCGTTTCAGAGAGAGATGCGTTTATTGTGACATGGTGAATCAAGAGGGGCTGGAAGGGACGAGAGTTGTCGAGGAGAACAGCGATTTCATTGCATTTGAACCCTTTGCAGCAAGATTTCCCTTCGAAACATGGATACTTCCGAAGGTTCACAGCTGTAATTTTGGAGAAATATCGGCCTCTCAAATCGATAGTTTCTCTGTGATTCTCAAAAATATGTTGTTGAGAATCCATAAGGCCCTAGACAATCCTCCCTACAACTTTATGCTACATACCGGAATAAAAGGTATTGAGCAGTCGGATCACTATCACTGGCATCTGGAGATTGTGCCAAGGCTTACCAGGGTTGCTGGATTTGAGTGGGGCTCTGGTTTCTATATAAATCCAATGCCACCCGAACATGCGGCCATGTATCTTCGTGAGGTAAGCATTGAGGAGGAATGA